Proteins encoded together in one Benincasa hispida cultivar B227 chromosome 1, ASM972705v1, whole genome shotgun sequence window:
- the LOC120071302 gene encoding histone deacetylase complex subunit SAP18 — translation MAGEAEAPRRAYGAFPRASHAPPRPRLEPVDREKTCPLLLRVFTKIGSHHFNEDFAVRGKEPRDEVQIYTWKDATLRELTDLVKEVAPEARRRNAKLSFALVYPDRHGRFVLREVGKTFSFGNGRLDDSLALAELGFQIGDYLDVAII, via the exons ATGGCGGGAGAAGCAGAAGCACCAAGGAGAGCTTATGGCGCTTTTCCAAGAGCCTCTCATGCTCCTCCTCGTCCTCGTTTGGAGCCCGTTGATCGCGAAAAg ACTTGTCCTTTGCTGCTTCGTGTTTTTACGAAG ATTGGGAGTCACCATTTCAACGAAGACTTTGCTGTGAGAGGCAAGGAGCCGAGGGATGAGGTTCAAATTTATACCTGGAAAGATGCTACTCTTCGCGAGCTAACTGATCTG GTCAAAGAGGTAGCTCCGGAAGCCAGGAGGAGAAATGCTAAACTTTCCTTCGCTTTGGTTTATCCTGATAGACATGGCCGATTTGTATTGAGAGAG GTAGGGAAGACATTCTCGTTTGGAAATGGACGATTAGACGATAGCTTGGCTTTGGCAGAACTCGGGTTTCAG ATCGGAGATTACTTGGATGTGGCAATTATATAG